A genome region from Lucilia cuprina isolate Lc7/37 chromosome 3, ASM2204524v1, whole genome shotgun sequence includes the following:
- the LOC111678612 gene encoding ecotropic viral integration site 5 ortholog has protein sequence MTLTTASATTANNTQETISSSSKKMDVKCATAEENLPTSEMDLLAKLEAANKLIESDAKSLNSLHSTHSRKNSDTSQISITSNGNSVAEEDIWTTWATILNDWEGALKRKNPCVRELVRRGIPHHFRAIVWQQLCGANDADKKQYAEYIKATSACEKVIRRDIARTYPEVDFFKEKDGPGQEALFNVIKAYSLHDREVGYCQGSGFIVGLLLMQMPEEEAFAVLVQIMQQHRMRDMFKPSMSELGLCMYQLENLVLEQIPEMHTHFQQQNNSRQSSLDELCMKEEALKQRDEMVSCLLEELVKVRQSLAESEDQIRNLKTKIEELEEDKKTLRETTPDNSVAHLQDELIASKLREAEASLSLKDLKQRVQELSTQWQRQLQEQRNDHNSHPVDSTPKKLLTNLFDSSKSNEHTQKLEEELMTTRIREMETLTELKELRLKVMELETQVQVSTNQLRRQDEENKKIKEELDMALTREKEMSNKAREQQHRYSDLESRMKDELMNVKIKFTEQSQTVAELKQEISRLETKNSEMLAEGELRSNLDDSDKVRDLQDRIADLKAELTALKSRGKFLPVSKLRSSSIQSIESAESDFNDIMSMRRESTELSS, from the exons ATGACCCTTACAACTGCCAGTGCTACAACAGCCAATAATACACAGGAAACTATTAGTAGTAGCAGTAAGAAAATGGATGTTAAATGTGCTACAGCTGAAGAGAATTTACCCACCTCCGAAATGGATTTATTAGCAAAATTAGAGGCAGCCAATAAGCTGATTGAAAGTGATGCAAAATCCCTAAATTCATTGCATTCCACACACAGTCGTAAAAATTCCGATACTAGTCAAATAAGTATTACATcaa aTGGCAATTCCGTGGCTGAGGAAGATATCTGGACCACTTGGGCCACCATATTAAATGATTGGGAGGGCGCTTTAAAACGTAAAAATCCCTGTGTCCGAGAACTAGTACGACGTGGTATACCACATCATTTTAG AGCCATAGTTTGGCAACAGCTTTGTGGTGCTAATGATGctgataaaaaacaatatgcgGAATATATTAAGGCCACTTCGGCTTGTGAAAAAGTGATACGACGTGATATCGCCCGTACTTATCCCGAGGTggatttctttaaagaaaaagatgGCCCCGGTCAAGAGGctttatttaatgttattaaagcCTATTCTTTACACGATCGTGAGGTTGGCTATTGCCAGGGTTCGGGATTTATTGTTGGTCTTCTACTAATGCAAATGCCTGAGGAAGAGGCTTTTGCTGTTTTGGTTCAAATAATGCAGCAGCATCGTATGCGTGATATGTTTAAGCCTTCGATGTCAGAGCTGGGTTTGTGCATGTATCAATTGGAAAATTTAGTGCTCGAACAGATACCAGAAATGCATACACACTTCCAACAACAG AACAATTCACGTCAATCCTCGCTCGATGAATTGTGTATGAAAGAGGAGGCACTTAAGCAACGCGATGAAATGGTCTCTTGCCTCCTAGAGGAATTGGTTAAAGTACGACAAAGTTTAGCCGAAAGTGAAGATCAAATACGtaatttgaaaactaaaatagagGAATTAGAAGAGGATAAAAAGACTTTGCGCGAAACAACGCCCGACAATTCAGTTGCCCATTTACAGGACGAACTAATAGCCAGTAAACTGAGAGAGGCAGAGGCCAGTCTCTCGTTGAAAGATCTCAAACAAAGAGTACAAGAACTAAGTACTCAATGGCAAAGACAATTGCAAGAACAACGCAATGATCACAATTCACATCCAGTAGATTCTACACCCAAAAAGCTGCTAACAAATCTATTTGATTCATCCAAATCGAATGAACATACTCAGAAATTGGAAGAGGAACTTATGACTACACGCATAAGGGAAATGGAAACATTAACCGAATTGAAAGAGTTGCGTTTAAAAGTCATGGAGTTGGAGACACAAGTACAGGTCTCAACTAATCAGCTGAGACGTCAAGATGAGGAGAATAAAAAGATTAAAGAGGAATTGGACATGGCTTTGACGCGTGAAAAGGAGATGTCCAATAAGGCTAGAGAACAGCAGCATAG ATACTCTGATTTGGAATCTCGCATGAAGGATGAATTGATGAATGTGAAAATTAAATTCACTGAACAGTCTCAAACAGTAGCTGAATTAAAACAGGAAATATCCAGATTAGAAACTAAG AATTCCGAAATGTTAGCCGAAGGTGAACTACGTTCCAATTTAGATGACTCTGATAAAGTGCGTGATCTGCAGGACAGAATCGCCGACTTAAAAGCCGAG
- the LOC124419141 gene encoding ecotropic viral integration site 5 ortholog-like → MYASSWFLTLYTTSLNLNISSRIMDVFLSEGMEFIFKVALALLLLGKDTLLSLDMEAMLKFFQKELPKKVEADPEAFFQLAYSIKINTKRMKKMEKEYQDVKKKEQEEMVELRRLRRENRLLKQRNELLEAESAELADRLVRGQVSRAEEEETSFAIQTELMQLRRSYLEISHQLENANEEVRGLSLRLQENNVPLESVSNLV, encoded by the exons ATGTATGCTTCCAGTTGGTTCCTTACTCTCTATACAACTTCATTAAATCTAAATATCTCATCACGTATTATGGATGTTTTTCTCAGCGAAGGCATGGAATTCATATTCAAAGTTGCCTTGGCTTTACTACTATTGGGTAAAGATACTTTACTCTCTTTGGATATGGAAGCTATGttgaaatttttccaaaaagaatTACCCAAAAAAGTAGAAGCTGATCCAGAGGCTTTCTTTCAATTGGCCTATTCCATTAAAATCAATACAAAACGTATGaagaaaatggaaaaagaaTATCAGGATGTTAAGAAAAAAGAGCAAGAAGAAATGGTGGAACTAAGACGTTTAAGAAGAGAAAATCGTCTACTTAAGCAACGCAATGAATTGCTTGAGGCTGAGTCGGCTGAATTGGCAGATCGTTTGGTCAGAGGTCAGGTGTCAAGAGCCGAGGAAGAAGAGACTAG CTTTGCTATACAAACCGAACTCATGCAGTTGCGTCGTTCCTATTTGGAAATTTCGCATCAATTGGAAAACGCCAATGAAGAGGTGCGCGGCTTAAGTTTGCGTTTACAggaaaat AATGTACCCCTCGAAAGCGTAAGTAATTTGGTTTAA